One window of the Microvirga mediterraneensis genome contains the following:
- a CDS encoding enoyl-CoA hydratase — translation MSAQQAVSSPDILLRDERDGVVMLTLNRPAQFNALSEDMLSALQQALNTLKEDETVRCVVLAASGKAFCAGHDLKQMRANPRQEYYQALFAQCSRVMQGIVDLPVPVIARVHGMATAAGCQLVASCDLAVAAESATFAVSGINVGLFCSTPAVALSRNVSPKRAFDMLVTGRFISSAEALSFGLVNRVAPDAGLDEAVAALTADICAKSPLAIRTGKAMFVRQRSMSLEEAYAYAGDVMACNMMAEDAAEGIDAFIEKRKPVWKGR, via the coding sequence ATGAGTGCCCAGCAGGCCGTTTCCAGCCCCGACATTCTGCTGCGCGACGAGCGGGATGGGGTCGTCATGCTGACCCTCAACCGTCCGGCCCAGTTCAATGCCTTATCCGAGGACATGCTGTCGGCGCTTCAGCAGGCGTTGAATACCTTGAAGGAGGACGAGACGGTTCGCTGTGTCGTTCTCGCCGCTTCCGGCAAGGCTTTCTGTGCGGGGCATGACCTCAAGCAGATGCGGGCCAACCCGCGTCAGGAGTATTACCAGGCGCTGTTCGCGCAGTGCAGCCGGGTGATGCAGGGAATCGTCGATCTGCCCGTTCCGGTGATTGCCCGCGTGCACGGTATGGCGACTGCGGCGGGCTGCCAGCTTGTTGCCTCCTGCGATCTGGCGGTGGCGGCCGAGAGCGCGACCTTCGCCGTGTCGGGCATCAATGTCGGTCTGTTCTGTTCCACGCCCGCCGTGGCGCTGTCCCGCAACGTTTCGCCCAAGCGAGCCTTCGACATGCTGGTGACGGGACGTTTCATTTCATCCGCCGAGGCGCTGTCTTTCGGTCTCGTCAACCGGGTGGCGCCGGATGCCGGGCTCGATGAGGCCGTTGCCGCATTGACGGCGGATATCTGCGCCAAGAGCCCGCTGGCGATCCGGACGGGAAAGGCCATGTTCGTCCGTCAGCGCTCCATGAGCCTGGAGGAGGCTTATGCCTATGCGGGCGACGTCATGGCCTGCAACATGATGGCGGAGGATGCCGCCGAGGGCATCGATGCCTTCATCGAGAAGCGAAAGCCCGTGTGGAAGGGGCGATGA
- a CDS encoding acyl-CoA synthetase yields MTSTIYDTNLDKNPANYQPLTPLSFLERAASVHPDRPAVIHGSLVRDYRDFYARARRLASALSQRGIGRGDTVSVMLPNTPAMLECHYGVPMAGAVLNTLNTRLDAKIIAFSLEHSEAKVLITDREFSATIEAALAQSSVKPLVIDYDDPEFTGPGERLGAMEYEELLAEGDPGFEWSPPRDEWDAITLNYTSGTTGDPKGVVYHHRGAYLLAMGNILTAGMGQHPVYLWTLPMFHCNGWCFPWSLSIVAGTHVCLRAVRAKPMYDALADQRVTHLCGAPIVMSTLLNAPSSEKRPLPHTVKFLTAAAPPPEAVLAAMKAAGFDVTHLYGLTEVYGPAVVNEWHDEWDALDQGGYAAKKARQGVRYPVLESLDVLDPETMRPVPADGRTLGEVMFRGNVVMKGYLKNPSGTAKAFEGGWFHSGDLGVKYPDGYVQLKDRSKDIIISGGENISSIEVEDALYRHPAIQAAAVVAMPDEKWGETPCAFVELKPDQSVPAEDIVAWCRQHLASYKCPRTVIFTELPKTSTGKIQKFQLREMARAHKAAG; encoded by the coding sequence ATGACCTCAACGATCTACGATACGAACCTCGACAAGAACCCGGCGAATTACCAGCCGCTGACGCCACTTTCCTTCCTGGAGCGGGCCGCGAGCGTTCATCCCGACCGACCGGCAGTGATCCACGGCTCCCTGGTTCGCGACTATCGTGACTTTTACGCGCGCGCCCGGCGGCTGGCGTCGGCGCTCTCCCAGCGTGGGATCGGGCGCGGCGATACCGTGTCGGTCATGCTTCCCAACACGCCCGCCATGCTCGAATGCCATTACGGGGTCCCGATGGCCGGTGCCGTGCTCAATACGCTGAACACGCGCCTCGATGCCAAGATCATCGCCTTCTCCCTGGAGCACAGCGAAGCCAAGGTGCTCATCACCGACCGGGAGTTCTCGGCCACCATCGAGGCGGCGCTTGCGCAATCTTCTGTGAAGCCCCTCGTCATCGATTACGACGACCCTGAATTCACCGGCCCGGGCGAGCGGCTGGGAGCCATGGAATACGAAGAACTCCTCGCCGAAGGCGATCCTGGCTTCGAATGGAGCCCGCCTCGGGACGAGTGGGACGCCATTACCCTGAACTATACCTCGGGCACCACGGGCGACCCGAAGGGCGTCGTCTATCACCATCGCGGGGCCTATCTGCTCGCTATGGGCAATATCCTCACTGCCGGCATGGGACAGCATCCCGTCTATCTGTGGACGCTGCCGATGTTCCACTGCAACGGCTGGTGCTTTCCTTGGTCCCTGTCCATCGTCGCGGGCACCCATGTCTGCCTGCGCGCCGTGCGCGCAAAGCCCATGTACGACGCGCTTGCCGACCAAAGGGTCACGCATCTCTGCGGCGCGCCCATCGTCATGTCGACGTTGCTCAATGCACCCTCCTCCGAGAAGCGTCCCCTGCCCCATACGGTCAAATTCCTGACGGCCGCCGCGCCGCCGCCGGAGGCGGTGCTCGCCGCGATGAAGGCTGCAGGCTTCGATGTGACGCATCTCTACGGCCTGACGGAGGTCTACGGTCCAGCGGTGGTCAACGAATGGCACGATGAATGGGACGCGCTCGACCAGGGCGGCTATGCGGCCAAGAAGGCCCGTCAGGGCGTGCGCTATCCGGTTCTGGAATCACTCGACGTGCTCGACCCGGAAACCATGCGGCCCGTGCCCGCCGACGGACGGACTCTCGGCGAGGTCATGTTCCGTGGGAACGTGGTCATGAAGGGCTACCTCAAGAATCCATCCGGCACGGCAAAGGCCTTCGAGGGCGGCTGGTTCCATTCCGGCGATCTCGGCGTGAAATACCCCGACGGCTATGTGCAGCTGAAGGACCGCTCCAAGGACATCATCATTTCCGGCGGCGAGAACATCTCATCCATCGAAGTCGAGGATGCCCTCTACAGGCACCCCGCCATCCAGGCCGCCGCCGTCGTCGCGATGCCGGACGAGAAATGGGGCGAGACGCCCTGCGCCTTCGTGGAGCTGAAGCCCGATCAGTCAGTCCCGGCGGAGGACATCGTGGCCTGGTGCCGTCAGCACCTCGCCTCCTACAAGTGTCCCCGCACGGTGATCTTCACGGAACTGCCCAAAACCTCGACGGGCAAGATCCAGAAGTTCCAGTTGAGGGAAATGGCCCGGGCTCACAAGGCTGCGGGCTGA
- the eda gene encoding bifunctional 4-hydroxy-2-oxoglutarate aldolase/2-dehydro-3-deoxy-phosphogluconate aldolase, whose protein sequence is MPQDQKDLASARSKMLADLLRAGPIVPVITLERVEDAVPLARALVAGGLRLLEITLRTAAAAESAAAIIREVPEAIVGIGTVLTPKDLERAEALGARYALSPGATPDLLEAASRGEMPFIPGIATASELMAALAHGFHTVKFFPAVAAGGIPALKALAGPFPQARFCPTGGIDEKNARDWLALSNVVAIGGSWVCQTSDIRAQAWSEITAKAQRALMSIKE, encoded by the coding sequence ATGCCTCAAGACCAGAAGGATCTCGCCAGCGCCCGTAGCAAGATGCTGGCCGACCTCCTCCGCGCTGGCCCCATCGTTCCGGTAATCACGCTGGAGCGTGTGGAGGACGCCGTTCCCCTTGCGCGGGCTCTCGTCGCGGGCGGGCTACGCCTGCTGGAGATCACCTTGCGCACTGCCGCCGCGGCAGAATCGGCAGCGGCCATCATCCGGGAGGTGCCCGAAGCCATCGTCGGCATCGGGACCGTTCTGACCCCGAAGGATCTTGAGCGCGCTGAGGCCCTTGGCGCACGCTATGCCCTGAGCCCCGGCGCCACGCCCGACCTGCTCGAAGCGGCGAGCCGGGGCGAGATGCCGTTCATTCCCGGCATCGCCACCGCGTCCGAACTCATGGCGGCCCTTGCCCATGGCTTTCACACCGTAAAATTCTTCCCGGCCGTTGCGGCCGGCGGCATTCCGGCATTGAAAGCCCTTGCCGGACCGTTCCCGCAGGCGCGCTTTTGCCCGACGGGCGGAATCGACGAAAAGAATGCCCGCGACTGGCTCGCCCTGTCGAACGTCGTGGCCATCGGCGGCTCGTGGGTCTGCCAGACTTCCGACATCCGCGCCCAGGCCTGGAGTGAGATCACGGCGAAAGCGCAGCGCGCCTTGATGTCGATCAAGGAATGA
- a CDS encoding sugar kinase, producing the protein MIELREEADGRLSRGYGGDTFNTAVYLARLGTQTDYVTALGDDSWSDELIAAWNKEGVGTQRVLRLPGRLPGLYIIQTDPKGERRFSYWRETAAARLLFQAPEAARIIDAIGSYDLVYLSGISLSLYGESGRERLFDVLRDVRSKGKRVAFDTNFRPRGWPDPDIARAAFCQAFACADIILASTEDLELLFGSTGVEELLAFSNRAEIVLKHPDLTCRVLSQGEDILVPGKPAEDVVDTTAAGDSFAAAYLNARLSGEPPRSAAAAGHRLAGQVVRYRGAIIPREAMP; encoded by the coding sequence ATGATCGAGCTTCGGGAGGAGGCCGACGGCCGGCTATCGAGGGGCTATGGCGGGGATACGTTCAACACCGCGGTCTACCTGGCACGCCTCGGGACGCAGACCGATTACGTCACCGCGCTGGGAGACGACAGCTGGAGCGATGAGCTGATCGCGGCCTGGAACAAGGAAGGCGTTGGCACGCAACGGGTGCTGCGCCTCCCCGGACGCCTTCCGGGGCTTTACATCATCCAGACGGATCCGAAGGGCGAACGCCGTTTCTCCTACTGGCGCGAAACCGCAGCCGCGCGTCTGCTGTTCCAGGCGCCTGAAGCTGCGAGAATCATCGACGCCATCGGCAGCTACGATCTCGTCTACCTGTCGGGCATCTCCCTCTCACTGTATGGGGAGAGCGGACGCGAGCGCCTGTTCGACGTTCTTCGCGATGTCCGGTCCAAAGGCAAGCGAGTGGCCTTCGACACGAATTTCCGCCCGCGCGGCTGGCCCGATCCGGACATCGCGCGGGCCGCCTTCTGTCAAGCCTTCGCATGCGCCGATATCATCCTGGCCTCCACGGAAGACCTCGAGCTCCTGTTCGGCAGCACGGGTGTGGAAGAACTGCTGGCCTTCTCCAACCGCGCAGAGATCGTCCTCAAACATCCCGACCTGACCTGTCGCGTCCTGTCGCAAGGTGAGGATATCCTCGTGCCCGGCAAGCCCGCAGAGGACGTGGTGGACACCACAGCGGCGGGCGACAGCTTCGCTGCCGCCTATCTGAATGCGCGCCTGTCGGGTGAGCCCCCTCGCTCGGCTGCGGCGGCAGGCCATCGCCTCGCCGGACAGGTCGTGCGCTATCGCGGCGCGATCATCCCGCGCGAGGCCATGCCATAA
- a CDS encoding HU family DNA-binding protein, translating to MKKVAKASSSASSPILTLRHIAEKLSELHELPKRQANEMLTHVVEMITKSLKKGDKIRLTGLGILQVRKRAARMGRNPQTGEPVKIKASKKIAFRAAKDLKESI from the coding sequence GTGAAGAAGGTTGCAAAGGCATCCTCCTCGGCATCGTCCCCGATCCTGACGCTGCGCCATATCGCGGAGAAGCTCTCCGAGCTGCACGAGCTTCCCAAGCGCCAAGCCAACGAGATGCTGACCCACGTTGTCGAGATGATCACCAAGAGCCTGAAGAAAGGCGACAAGATTCGCCTGACCGGACTCGGCATCCTCCAGGTGCGCAAGCGTGCCGCTCGCATGGGCCGCAATCCTCAGACCGGCGAGCCGGTAAAGATCAAGGCATCGAAGAAGATCGCCTTCCGCGCTGCCAAGGACCTCAAGGAATCCATCTGA
- a CDS encoding extensin family protein, producing MSQGTVRNFFDVVLSPDYNEARREHFHFNLKLILGVSLTGD from the coding sequence ATAAGCCAAGGGACGGTACGCAATTTTTTTGATGTCGTGCTCAGCCCTGACTACAATGAGGCTCGCCGCGAGCACTTTCATTTCAATTTAAAACTTATACTGGGCGTGTCGCTGACAGGCGACTGA
- a CDS encoding DUF1194 domain-containing protein yields the protein MANRFLSTLAFFLLAGDVLAASPVAPETQLDVALVIAVDVSSSMESDEQGLQREGFIDAFRSSLVHEAIGSGVNGRIAVTYVEWSGVKDQRVIVPWMVIDSPEKAMSFSNQLSYQPIRQAGMTSISGIIDQSRKLFEQLGGAPLRRVVDISGDGPNNDGRPVTYARDEAITNGIIINGLPIMFKRGAGNAEQEDLDLYYRECVIGGVGSFVIPLHDPEQFAMIVRTKIMREIAGIGDTRSLVVPAQSGSMNCITGERRKQEDLLSQEKKP from the coding sequence ATGGCGAATCGGTTCCTGAGTACTCTCGCGTTCTTTCTGCTGGCCGGTGATGTTCTTGCCGCCAGTCCCGTCGCCCCGGAAACCCAGCTCGATGTCGCCCTTGTGATTGCGGTCGATGTATCGTCCTCCATGGAGAGCGACGAGCAGGGGCTTCAGCGCGAAGGTTTCATCGACGCCTTCCGATCCTCCCTCGTTCATGAGGCCATCGGAAGCGGCGTGAATGGCCGTATCGCCGTGACCTATGTCGAATGGTCGGGTGTCAAGGATCAGCGGGTCATTGTGCCATGGATGGTTATCGACAGCCCTGAGAAGGCGATGTCGTTCTCCAACCAACTCTCCTACCAGCCTATTCGCCAAGCGGGGATGACCTCCATTTCCGGCATCATCGACCAGAGCCGCAAGCTCTTCGAGCAGTTGGGAGGCGCTCCGCTCCGCCGCGTCGTCGACATATCCGGCGACGGCCCCAACAACGACGGCCGCCCCGTCACCTACGCTCGCGATGAGGCGATCACGAACGGCATCATCATCAATGGTCTTCCCATCATGTTCAAGCGTGGCGCCGGCAACGCCGAGCAGGAGGATCTGGATCTCTACTACAGGGAATGCGTGATCGGGGGCGTCGGCTCCTTCGTGATTCCCCTGCATGATCCGGAGCAGTTCGCCATGATCGTGCGCACGAAGATCATGCGTGAGATCGCTGGAATTGGCGACACACGCTCCTTGGTCGTTCCGGCCCAGTCAGGAAGCATGAACTGCATCACGGGCGAGAGGCGTAAGCAGGAGGATCTGCTGAGCCAGGAGAAGAAGCCCTGA
- a CDS encoding extracellular catalytic domain type 1 short-chain-length polyhydroxyalkanoate depolymerase encodes MQRLGQMLRQLAHYRRQWETVMNASSAASPAAARPPVPTRLNEVSGFGSNPGNLRMLTYVPESLPPSPALVVVLHGCTQTAAGYDHGSGWSALADRYGFVLLYAEQQEANNPKRCFNWFQLADIERDRGEAHSIRQMVAHAVEKHGLDRGRIFVTGLSAGGAMTSTMLAAYPEVFAGGAIIAGLPYRSATSIPEAFECMFQGQTRSAEEWGALVREASSHKGPWPKVSVWHGSADATVKPMNAGEIIKQWTNVHGLPAEASRSDIVDGYPRRAWADEAGNEIIEEYVITGMAHGTPLAVGNDEHNYGTAGPFLLDVGISSSYRIAKFWGLTESFEGRVSRQIADEVVARNTPAIVHALPAKTEVPDREDAARNAQRSTPPPSHLDIGSVITKALRSAGLMK; translated from the coding sequence ATGCAACGCTTAGGGCAGATGCTTCGCCAATTGGCCCATTACCGCCGCCAGTGGGAAACCGTGATGAACGCGTCGAGCGCGGCCTCCCCGGCAGCGGCACGTCCGCCGGTGCCGACACGACTGAATGAAGTCTCCGGTTTCGGCTCCAATCCCGGCAATCTGAGAATGTTGACTTACGTTCCGGAAAGTCTGCCGCCCTCTCCCGCCCTCGTGGTCGTCCTGCATGGATGCACGCAGACGGCCGCCGGCTACGATCACGGCTCGGGCTGGTCGGCGCTTGCGGACCGCTACGGCTTCGTTCTCCTCTATGCCGAGCAGCAGGAAGCCAACAACCCGAAGCGCTGCTTCAACTGGTTCCAGCTTGCCGACATCGAGCGTGATCGCGGCGAGGCTCATTCGATCCGTCAAATGGTCGCGCATGCGGTCGAGAAACACGGCCTGGATCGCGGCCGGATCTTCGTGACCGGACTCTCGGCCGGCGGCGCCATGACCTCGACCATGCTCGCAGCCTATCCGGAGGTCTTCGCCGGCGGCGCCATCATCGCCGGCCTGCCCTATCGCTCCGCCACCAGCATTCCCGAAGCCTTCGAGTGCATGTTCCAGGGGCAAACGCGCTCCGCCGAGGAATGGGGCGCTCTCGTGCGTGAAGCCTCATCCCACAAGGGACCATGGCCCAAGGTCTCCGTATGGCATGGCAGCGCCGACGCGACGGTCAAGCCGATGAATGCGGGAGAGATCATCAAGCAATGGACGAATGTCCATGGCCTGCCTGCCGAGGCGAGCCGCAGCGACATCGTGGACGGTTATCCGAGGCGCGCATGGGCCGATGAGGCGGGCAACGAGATCATCGAGGAATACGTCATCACCGGCATGGCCCATGGCACGCCCCTGGCCGTCGGCAACGATGAGCACAATTACGGTACGGCCGGCCCCTTCCTGCTCGATGTCGGCATCTCGTCGAGCTACCGGATCGCGAAGTTCTGGGGATTGACGGAATCCTTCGAAGGGCGAGTATCACGCCAGATCGCCGATGAGGTTGTCGCCCGCAACACGCCAGCGATTGTTCACGCGCTCCCCGCCAAGACGGAAGTGCCGGATAGGGAGGATGCTGCGCGCAATGCGCAGCGGAGCACGCCGCCGCCGTCTCACCTGGATATCGGCTCGGTGATCACGAAGGCGCTCAGGTCCGCTGGCCTCATGAAGTGA
- a CDS encoding DEAD/DEAH box helicase: protein MPFPKTNPSLERALADRGYNDPTPVQAAVLEADARDRDLLVSAQTGSGKTVAYGLAMASTLLGDAERFDAPREPLALIIAPTRELALQVNRELIWLYGPAGARVASCVGGMDVRREQRALADGCHIVVGTPGRLRDHLERGRLDTSKMRVVVLDEADEMLDLGFREDLEFILDATPEDRRTLLFSATLPKNIIALARRYQREAHRIDTLVENEPHGDIEYRALRIAPNEVEHAVVNVLRFYESRGAMVFCHTREAVRHLHASLIERGFAAVAISGELTQNERSNALQSLRDGRARVCVATDVAARGIDLPDLGLVIHFDLPNDHETLLHRSGRTGRAGRKGVCVMLVPYTRRRKAERLIDMAGVDVTWAGPPSADEIRQRDRERMMQDPIFSEEVTEEDLAMARALLAERSAEDIANALARFFRARLPAPEEIVDAGGDREPRQRKDKRERQDERQRGFKDRGRDSSEGGFERSSEDMVWFRMSVGRRNNADPRWLLPIICRLGHVTKKEIGSIKIFDRETKFEIAKSHAPKFASAARKSNDEDIRIEPADAGPGKSPDRRPREGKPWDKPKGKGPQERGGPAPYRAAKDSKGPKDHKRPKDKKRSSDKRP from the coding sequence ATGCCTTTTCCCAAGACCAATCCCAGCCTCGAACGCGCCCTTGCCGACCGAGGCTACAACGACCCGACGCCCGTCCAGGCCGCCGTGCTGGAGGCGGATGCCCGCGACCGCGACCTTCTCGTCTCCGCCCAGACCGGCTCGGGCAAGACCGTTGCCTATGGCCTCGCCATGGCGTCCACCCTCCTGGGCGATGCCGAGCGCTTCGACGCTCCGCGCGAGCCCCTGGCCCTGATCATCGCTCCGACCCGCGAGCTTGCCCTGCAGGTCAACCGGGAGCTCATCTGGCTCTATGGCCCGGCAGGCGCGCGCGTCGCCTCCTGCGTCGGCGGCATGGACGTGCGCCGCGAGCAGCGGGCCCTGGCCGATGGCTGCCACATCGTCGTCGGGACGCCGGGCCGCCTGCGGGACCATCTGGAGCGCGGCCGCCTCGATACCTCGAAGATGCGCGTCGTGGTTCTCGACGAGGCCGACGAGATGCTCGATCTCGGCTTCCGCGAGGATCTGGAATTCATCCTCGATGCCACCCCCGAAGATCGGCGCACCCTCCTGTTCTCCGCAACCCTGCCGAAGAACATCATTGCCCTGGCCCGGCGCTATCAGCGCGAGGCGCATCGCATCGACACCCTGGTCGAGAACGAGCCGCATGGCGATATCGAGTATCGCGCGCTCAGGATCGCTCCCAACGAAGTCGAGCACGCGGTCGTCAACGTGCTGCGCTTCTACGAGAGCCGCGGCGCCATGGTGTTCTGTCACACCCGCGAGGCGGTACGGCACCTGCATGCCAGCCTGATCGAGCGCGGCTTCGCGGCGGTCGCCATCTCGGGCGAGCTGACCCAGAACGAGCGCAGCAACGCCCTGCAGTCTCTGCGCGACGGCCGCGCCCGTGTCTGCGTGGCAACCGACGTGGCCGCCCGCGGCATCGACCTGCCCGATCTCGGTCTCGTGATCCATTTCGACCTGCCGAACGACCACGAGACGCTCCTGCACCGCAGCGGCCGCACGGGCCGCGCGGGCCGCAAGGGCGTCTGCGTGATGCTCGTGCCCTATACGCGCCGCCGCAAGGCCGAGAGGCTGATCGACATGGCCGGCGTCGACGTGACCTGGGCCGGCCCACCCTCCGCCGACGAAATCCGCCAGCGCGACCGCGAGCGGATGATGCAGGATCCGATCTTCTCCGAGGAAGTCACGGAAGAGGATCTCGCCATGGCGCGGGCTCTCCTCGCCGAACGCTCCGCCGAGGACATCGCCAACGCCCTGGCGCGGTTTTTCCGCGCGCGCCTTCCCGCGCCGGAAGAGATCGTCGATGCGGGCGGGGACCGCGAGCCGCGCCAGCGCAAGGACAAACGCGAGCGCCAGGATGAGCGCCAGCGCGGCTTCAAGGACAGAGGCCGGGATTCGTCCGAGGGCGGTTTCGAGCGCTCGTCCGAGGACATGGTGTGGTTCCGTATGAGCGTCGGTCGCCGCAACAACGCCGATCCCCGGTGGCTTCTGCCGATCATCTGCCGCCTGGGTCATGTGACGAAGAAGGAAATCGGCTCGATCAAGATCTTCGATCGCGAGACGAAGTTCGAGATCGCCAAGTCTCACGCGCCGAAATTCGCCTCGGCCGCACGCAAGTCCAATGACGAGGACATTCGCATCGAGCCCGCCGATGCCGGACCGGGCAAGTCCCCCGATAGGCGCCCCCGCGAAGGCAAGCCGTGGGACAAGCCGAAGGGCAAGGGCCCCCAGGAGCGAGGCGGCCCAGCTCCCTACCGGGCGGCAAAGGACAGCAAGGGGCCGAAAGACCATAAGCGCCCGAAGGACAAGAAGCGGTCTTCCGACAAGCGCCCCTGA
- a CDS encoding extracellular solute-binding protein translates to MKLTRRILMGAAAAGFLLSGTAAMAQTELTFWSWRQEDKAFYQDIIKKFQAAEPGITVKFETYAPENYQTILSTALAAGRGPDVIQVRAYGNLETIATPGYLLALDKQNVPELANFPEAALAAETLRSDGKVYAVPFAMQAQLVVYNKKIFKDNGLNPPKTWDEMMSLAQALKAKNINPFSNGTATAWQNETIVGGLLSSMLGKDFEADIVSGKANFTDPRFVSALAKLKDISQYFAPNFIGVDYPSSQQLFVAGRAAMFAGGSYEVANFKTQNPTLDLGVFPAPVLKAGDQALIATYYDGGYAVNAKSEKKDAALKFVRFLATPEYGTAFTNTLKNLSPIKGIKIEDPITQDVAKLAENSMSYLMLVRFRYQEPSGSVLLQSNVQKMLAGQQTPEQAAAEINKGIATYYKPFQK, encoded by the coding sequence ATGAAACTGACCCGACGCATCCTGATGGGCGCTGCTGCTGCAGGCTTCCTGCTCTCAGGCACGGCCGCCATGGCCCAGACCGAGCTGACCTTCTGGAGCTGGCGCCAGGAGGACAAGGCGTTCTACCAGGACATCATCAAGAAGTTCCAGGCCGCCGAGCCGGGCATCACGGTGAAGTTCGAGACCTACGCGCCGGAGAACTACCAGACCATCCTGTCCACGGCGCTCGCCGCGGGTCGCGGTCCGGACGTGATCCAGGTGCGTGCCTACGGCAACCTGGAGACGATCGCAACCCCCGGCTACCTTCTCGCCCTCGACAAGCAGAACGTGCCGGAGCTGGCGAACTTCCCGGAAGCGGCGCTCGCGGCCGAGACCCTGCGCTCGGACGGGAAGGTCTACGCGGTTCCCTTCGCCATGCAGGCGCAGCTCGTCGTCTACAACAAGAAGATCTTCAAGGATAACGGCCTGAACCCGCCGAAGACTTGGGACGAGATGATGTCCCTGGCCCAGGCCCTGAAGGCCAAGAACATCAATCCGTTCTCCAACGGCACGGCGACGGCCTGGCAGAATGAGACCATCGTGGGCGGCCTGCTCTCGTCCATGCTCGGCAAGGACTTCGAGGCCGACATCGTGTCCGGCAAGGCGAACTTCACCGATCCGCGCTTCGTCAGCGCGCTCGCCAAGCTGAAGGACATCAGCCAGTACTTCGCTCCGAACTTCATCGGCGTGGATTATCCGTCCTCGCAGCAGCTCTTCGTGGCGGGCCGCGCGGCCATGTTCGCGGGCGGCTCCTACGAGGTGGCGAACTTCAAGACCCAGAACCCCACGCTCGATCTCGGCGTCTTCCCGGCCCCCGTCCTGAAGGCGGGCGATCAGGCGCTGATCGCCACCTATTACGATGGCGGTTATGCGGTGAACGCAAAGTCCGAGAAGAAGGACGCGGCGCTCAAATTCGTGCGCTTCCTCGCCACTCCGGAGTACGGCACGGCCTTCACCAACACCCTCAAGAACCTGTCGCCGATCAAGGGCATCAAGATCGAGGATCCGATCACGCAGGACGTGGCGAAGCTCGCCGAGAACTCCATGTCGTACCTGATGCTCGTGCGCTTCCGTTACCAGGAGCCGAGCGGCTCGGTGCTGCTGCAGTCGAACGTGCAGAAGATGCTCGCCGGCCAGCAGACGCCGGAGCAGGCCGCGGCCGAGATCAACAAGGGCATCGCGACCTACTACAAGCCCTTCCAGAAGTAA
- a CDS encoding sugar ABC transporter permease, with translation MAFLVVPPIVFMSLFVVYPIMSAFAYAFYDWQGLARGPFVGLKNFKEVLFGATMAPVVWNAFLHNVYALIALMIIQNGGGFLLAWLLYKEPFGFRFHRIAIFVPVVLSTIIVGFLWKLFLNPNFGIINQALYSLGLDSWAKPWLGDSSTALGALILANAWHFVGFPALVYLAGMQRIPPEVIEAARLDGTNEWQLLRNIVWPLVAPSTTILFTLLFIGAFNWFEIPYVMVGLDGSPFGSTDVLGLVFYRTAFGNQSASIQNFGLGSALATLLFLFIVVFASMLTLWLRRREIQF, from the coding sequence GTGGCGTTTCTCGTCGTCCCGCCCATCGTCTTCATGTCGCTGTTCGTGGTCTATCCGATCATGTCGGCTTTCGCCTATGCCTTCTACGACTGGCAGGGATTGGCGCGCGGGCCGTTCGTGGGCCTGAAGAACTTCAAGGAAGTGCTGTTCGGCGCCACAATGGCGCCGGTGGTGTGGAACGCCTTCCTGCACAACGTCTATGCGCTGATCGCGCTGATGATCATCCAGAACGGCGGCGGGTTTCTTCTCGCCTGGCTTCTCTACAAGGAGCCCTTCGGCTTCCGCTTCCACCGCATTGCAATCTTCGTGCCGGTGGTGCTGTCGACGATCATCGTCGGCTTTCTCTGGAAGCTTTTCCTCAATCCGAATTTCGGCATCATCAATCAGGCGCTCTACTCCCTGGGGCTCGATTCATGGGCGAAGCCCTGGCTCGGCGATTCCTCGACGGCCCTGGGAGCGCTCATCCTCGCCAATGCCTGGCACTTCGTCGGCTTCCCGGCTCTCGTCTATCTCGCCGGCATGCAGCGTATCCCGCCGGAGGTCATCGAGGCCGCGCGGCTCGATGGCACCAATGAGTGGCAGCTTCTGAGGAACATCGTGTGGCCGCTGGTGGCGCCGAGCACCACGATCCTCTTTACCCTTCTCTTCATCGGCGCGTTCAACTGGTTCGAGATCCCCTACGTGATGGTCGGCCTCGACGGTTCGCCGTTCGGCTCCACGGACGTGCTCGGCCTCGTCTTCTACCGCACGGCCTTCGGCAACCAGAGCGCCAGCATCCAGAATTTTGGCCTGGGCTCTGCGTTGGCCACGCTCCTCTTCCTCTTCATCGTCGTGTTCGCGTCCATGCTGACCCTGTGGTTGCGTCGTCGGGAGATCCAGTTTTGA